The following proteins are encoded in a genomic region of Paenibacillus sp. FSL R7-0273:
- a CDS encoding heavy metal translocating P-type ATPase, protein MQATSKQLPKSTARQGTGHQPRAPKPRRFDPVAMLSNQEMQAALGSGLLMLIAWAASGWSEVLSVVLYVISYTVGGWIKAKEGVETLVKERDLDVNLLMIAAALGAAAIGYWNEGAMLIFIFAMSGALESYTMERSKKDISALMALKPATAVRIEQGAMSEVPIDQLAVGDLLLVRPGELIPADGKVCRGESSVNQASITGESLPVEKAAGSEVFAGTVNGEGPLYIEVTTAAEDTLFAKIIRMVEEAETEVPDSQRFIKRLESVYARVVVVATIALIALPPFVLGWSWSDTFYKAMVFLVVASPCALVSSIMPAMLSAISKSARKGILFKGGVHLENMAKVQVVAFDKTGTLTEGVPQVTDLVAGDGYSRKELLAVSASIEQLSRHPLAEAVVRLAEEEQVELYSTEENRSVTGWGIEGRIDGRLWRIGRSDRLDEPAAADAGSQAEWKAVRERLESEGKTVSLILDGEHIAGMIALQDTVRPQAAAAVQRLQKLGVKVAMLTGDRKAAAGVMAGKTGVDLVFADLLPEDKVTRIKELREQYGQVVMVGDGVNDAPALATATVGIGMGMKGSGAALEIADVVLMNDNIEEIASTIELARRTQRIVKQNMIFAVTVIVTLMLSNFLQGIALPFGVVGHEGSTILVILNGLRLLR, encoded by the coding sequence ATGCAAGCAACATCCAAACAACTCCCCAAATCAACAGCCCGCCAGGGGACCGGGCACCAGCCCCGGGCACCTAAGCCGCGGCGTTTTGATCCGGTGGCTATGCTCAGCAATCAGGAGATGCAGGCTGCGCTCGGCAGCGGACTGCTGATGCTTATTGCCTGGGCGGCGAGCGGCTGGTCGGAGGTGCTGTCCGTAGTGCTCTATGTGATCTCTTATACAGTAGGCGGCTGGATCAAGGCGAAGGAAGGCGTGGAGACACTAGTTAAAGAGCGCGACCTTGATGTTAACCTGCTGATGATTGCCGCTGCCCTGGGCGCAGCAGCGATTGGCTACTGGAATGAAGGGGCGATGCTGATCTTCATCTTTGCCATGAGCGGAGCGCTGGAAAGCTATACAATGGAACGCAGCAAAAAAGACATCTCCGCGCTGATGGCGCTCAAGCCGGCAACGGCGGTCCGCATTGAGCAGGGGGCGATGAGCGAGGTGCCGATCGACCAGCTGGCGGTAGGCGATCTGCTGCTGGTGCGTCCGGGTGAGCTGATTCCGGCAGACGGCAAGGTGTGCCGGGGAGAATCGTCCGTCAATCAGGCCTCAATTACCGGCGAATCGCTGCCGGTTGAGAAGGCGGCCGGCAGCGAAGTGTTCGCGGGTACGGTCAACGGGGAAGGCCCGCTATATATCGAGGTTACGACTGCTGCTGAGGATACGCTTTTTGCAAAGATTATCCGGATGGTTGAGGAGGCTGAAACGGAAGTTCCGGATTCGCAGCGGTTCATCAAGCGTCTGGAGTCGGTTTATGCCCGCGTTGTGGTTGTTGCCACGATAGCATTGATTGCTCTGCCGCCGTTTGTACTGGGTTGGAGCTGGAGCGATACCTTTTATAAGGCGATGGTGTTTCTGGTGGTCGCATCCCCGTGCGCGCTTGTTTCATCCATTATGCCTGCCATGCTGTCAGCCATCTCCAAAAGCGCACGCAAAGGCATTCTGTTCAAAGGCGGCGTCCATCTGGAGAATATGGCTAAGGTACAGGTGGTCGCTTTTGACAAAACAGGGACATTGACCGAAGGAGTACCGCAGGTTACTGATCTGGTTGCCGGAGACGGCTACAGCCGCAAAGAGCTGCTTGCAGTCAGTGCTTCCATTGAGCAGCTGTCGCGTCATCCGCTGGCTGAGGCGGTTGTGCGTCTGGCTGAAGAGGAGCAGGTGGAGCTGTACAGCACGGAAGAGAACAGATCGGTAACTGGCTGGGGCATAGAAGGCCGTATTGACGGCAGATTGTGGCGGATCGGCAGATCGGATAGGCTGGATGAGCCGGCAGCGGCAGATGCCGGGAGCCAAGCAGAATGGAAAGCGGTGCGGGAGCGGCTGGAGAGCGAAGGAAAGACTGTTTCGCTGATTCTTGACGGAGAGCATATTGCCGGGATGATCGCTTTGCAGGATACGGTGCGTCCTCAGGCAGCAGCAGCTGTGCAGAGATTGCAGAAGCTCGGAGTTAAGGTGGCGATGCTGACGGGCGACCGGAAGGCCGCGGCAGGTGTGATGGCCGGCAAGACGGGTGTGGATCTGGTATTTGCCGATCTTTTGCCGGAGGATAAGGTTACCCGGATCAAAGAGCTGCGTGAGCAATACGGGCAGGTAGTGATGGTCGGCGATGGCGTCAATGATGCACCTGCACTCGCAACGGCAACAGTGGGCATTGGTATGGGAATGAAGGGCAGCGGTGCGGCACTGGAAATCGCTGATGTTGTACTGATGAATGATAATATAGAAGAGATCGCTTCGACAATTGAACTGGCCCGCCGGACACAGCGGATTGTGAAGCAAAATATGATATTTGCGGTGACGGTAATTGTGACACTGATGCTGAGTAACTTTTTGCAGGGGATTGCCCTTCCATTCGGCGTGGTGGGTCATGAAGGGAGCACGATTCTGGTTATTTTGAACGGTCTGAGGCTGTTAAGATAA